A single Nicotiana tabacum cultivar K326 chromosome 5, ASM71507v2, whole genome shotgun sequence DNA region contains:
- the LOC107795120 gene encoding alkane hydroxylase MAH1-like: MDFLEYSLLLLIILCFTYFITWYLRKRWTKTSAPIYWPFVGMLPAIILNFHHIHDYITKVLTETGGTFEFKGPIFANMDMLITCDPANIHHIFSKNFSNYPKGPEFRKIFDILGNGIFNVDSELWELHRKITMSIMSHAKFQTLLENNMWGIMDKRLRPILDVFAEQGNSFDLQDILQRLSFDSITKLLLDHDPRSLSIDVPHVPCEKAFTDAIDALLFRHIMPESCWKLQKWLQIGKEKKLSQAWEAFDEFLYPCISHKQEELMKKTAKDEDFTFLAAYIKMYNSWNKGDLGTLQKFLRDTFLNLMLAGRDSTSSALTWFFLFLAKHPLVETKIREEIQQKMHLKKDENLKFFNKEEMLKLVYLHGALCETLRFFPSLSLEHKVPLAHDILPSGHHVTPKTKMIIPFYTMGRMETIWGKDYLEFKPERWISEQGKIKHEPSFKFPAFNAGPRTCIGKNMAFTQLKIVAATIIHNYHIQLVEAQNISPTTSIIMLVKHGLKVRVVKRV, from the coding sequence ATGGATTTCCTTGAATATTCTCTTCTTCTATTGATAATTCTTTGTTTCACTTATTTTATTACATGGTACCTCCGAAAAAGatggacaaaaacttcagctccaatATATTGGCCATTCGTTGGAATGTTGCCagcaattattttgaattttcatcaTATCCATGATTATATAACGAAGGTTCTTACAGAAACTGGGGGCACATTTGAGTTCAAAGGTCCTATATTTGCTAATATGGACATGTTGATTACTTGTGATCCTGCAAATATCCATCATATCTTCAGTAAAAACTTCTCAAACTATCCAAAGGGACCCGAGTTTCGTAAAATATTTGATATATTGGGAAATGGCATTTTTAACGTTGATTCGGAATTATGGGAGCTTCACAGGAAGATCACCATGTCGATAATGAGTCATGCAAAGTTTCAAACATTGTTAGAGAACAACATGTGGGGCATTATGGATAAACGACTTCGACCAATTCTTGATGTTTTTGCTGAACAAGGCAATTCGTTTGATTTGCAAGACATTTTACAGAGATTAAGTTTTGATTCTATCACCAAGTTGTTACTTGATCACGATCCAAGAAGCTTGTCCATTGACGTTCCTCATGTGCCATGCGAAAAAGCATTCACCGACGCTATTGATGCACTTCTATTCAGACACATAATGCCAGAGAGCTGTTGGAAATTGCAAAAATGGCTTCAaattggtaaagaaaagaaactcAGTCAAGCATGGGAGGCTTTTGATGAGTTCCTATATCCTTGCATTTCACATAAACAAGAGGAGCTAATGAAGAAAACGGCCAAAGACGAAGATTTCACATTTTTAGCTGCATATATTAAAATGTATAATTCATGGAACAAAGGAGATTTGGGTACATTACAAAAATTTCTTAGGGACACTTTCTTGAATTTAATGTTAGCTGGGAGAGATAGTACAAGTTCAGCTCTCACTTGGTTTTTTTTGTTCTTGGCTAAACATCCCTTAGTTGAGACAAAGATTAGAGAAGAAATTCAACAAAAAATGCATCTTAAAAAAGATGAAAACCTCAAGTTTTTCAACAAAGAAGAAATGCTGAAATTGGTCTATCTACATGGTGCCTTGTGCGAAACTCTTAGGTTTTTTCCATCACTTTCTTTGGAGCACAAAGTCCCACTTGCACATGACATCCTTCCTAGCGGTCACCATGTCactccaaaaacaaaaatgattATACCGTTCTATACAATGGGGAGAATGGAGACTATATGGGGAAAGGATTACTTAGAATTCAAGCCCGAGAGATGGATTTCTGAACAAGGAAAGATCAAACATGAACCATCTTTCAAATTTCCGGCGTTTAATGCGGGTCCAAGGACTTGTATAGGGAAGAATATGGCATTCACTCAGTTGAAAATAGTGGCAGCCACCATCATACACAACTACCATATCCAACTAGTGGAAGCTCAAAATATTTCTCCCACTACTTCTATTATCATGCTAGTGAAACATGGTCTGAAGGTTCGTGTCGTCAAAAGAGTATAG